The Oenanthe melanoleuca isolate GR-GAL-2019-014 chromosome 1, OMel1.0, whole genome shotgun sequence genome segment TTGAGCCAGGAGTTCTGTAGGACAAAAGCCAAGCAGCTGTGATGGACATACTGACTTCTGCCTCAGTACCAGCACAACAGCTTACCTAAGTAGCTTTCTAGCTTTCTTTCCAAGATGATCGTAATATCTGTTGTCCCTACAGGTGTATATGACTGAAATTCTACAGGCAAAACAAAATGAGAGGTTAGAAATAttcctaaaaattatttttaaaaagatgcaTTGTAAAATCTTGTACAAAATTATCAGTAAACCCCTTTCCTCATTAATGCtgctataaatatttatgacCACTGCTTTCAtagaaattttaattatttctctaCTTGGTTTCATCATGGTAGATTTTTTAATAACTCTTATCTACAAAAATTCAACTTTCTGTATCAGGTTTATGATGCAGAGCACAGTTTCTCAATAAACATTACTAAAGTCAAGGAAAGGTGCTCCtatttctttctggttttatgtACAAATGAATACAGTGTGACTGGTTGctgctacattttttttaagaacttttcTGTTAGGGGAGGGAGTTAAGCCAAGCTTCTCCTCAAATGACACAACACTCTCTCCACACCTtgacagataaaaaaaatacttcctcaAATAATAGTTAAATTCTTCATAGTTATTTGGGGATGGAAACAGGAGGATGGATCATAAACTGGCATATTCAGACACATGTAATGCCACCACTCATTGTTTTGAGTGGAATTCTTTTAAAGAATTCTTTTAAAGCACCTTTAAGCCAAACCTCCTGGGCCCACACATGGAGCCTTGCCTGTGATTCATGCAAAAGCCTCAgcaaaaggcagggaaaggcagcatgAACAATGCTTACAGGTCAGAATATTTCAGAGATAAAACCAAGCAGCCAAGTCTTGTCAGTCCCGCCCCAGGAGAGAGACGCCTATTCTGAAACTGCCACAGCTGATCAGGTGGGACTGACAGTGAACTCAGGGAGCTCAGCTGAACACCTCTACTGTAATTAGGCTCATCTCATCCAGAAACTAAAATCCAAGGAGACACTTCTACAGACAAAAACTCCAGCAATTGCCACACAATCTCTCAGGCCCGACAAGAACAAAACAAGTCTTTGATAAGGCTGACTTATCTTGTGAAAATAGCTTCCTTTAATTAAACCTTATCTTCTATCCAAAACCCATCTAATTTATGTGTCTATTTATAAGACTATGTGCCAGTTGTATCATCCAGAATAAATATTACTCTTTGCACTACACTTGTTCTTTGACAGTGTCAAACATTAGCTTCACACATAAGATAAACTCCAGTCTGAACTTACTCCTGATTTTTAATGCCACGACTAACATATTACTGGTTTACAAACATTGTGAAGTTAAAACATGAGAGTATTACAAGACTAATTAAGCTTTTCTTTATTCCACcaacaaaataatttgagaGAAATTACTTCTTATGCTTTATTATATCCCGAGATAGGAGTTCTTATTTACAGTACTTCTGGCTGAACACATCTTCTTCTTGGAAtagcacaggcagggacaagCAGACTGGTGCCTTTGAAGGTGATGGAAAATGGGTAAGGAGGCCATGTGAACCCTGTGACTCCTACTGCCCACTCATGGCAAGGATATAACAGCCTTTGAAAGGGGCTGCTTTAGGTAGTCTCAAAGTCAAGCTGAGAAACCAGACAAAATGTCCTCTCTCCCCTGCTAGCCACGAGCACAGGTTTTATATTCTGGAGACAGTGCAGGGTGAATAACAGGGTTTTTTGGCAAGCAGCCACTATTAAGCACTCATGGATACAGCTCGCCTTTTCAGACACTAGGAGCAAATAACACCTCTGAAATATAATCCCCACCTAAAGccagaaaagaaattagaagATTTTAACCTCCAGAAACAGAGCTAGAGAAAcaagtctttttcttttccctttcctcatcCTAGATTTCTTATAAATCTTCCTTTCAGATTTTGGCATGGTGGAAGAGGAGACTCTGCATTATCATGTTTATCCccaaaagaaatgtgaaaagggcatttcatgggttttttttgtgtacCAAACAATGCTCTGTTGATCAAAAAAGAAATTCATATATAGGATTGTTTTCAAAAGTGAAAATAGTAATTTGTGTATTTTACAGATATGTGATTTATAAAATAGTGTTAGGACATAAAAAGTTTTAAACATCCAATCCAGAAGAGATAAATAAATCATGGTGTACATTTACAAATTCATGCTTTTTGCTTATTGTCAGAATATTTCTAATTATCTTGCTGGATTTGTCTTCAACAATAGGAAGGCATTTTTTGCTGCATGTGTATTTCATCTTTCAGCTTACCAGAAACAGACTCACGACATTTTTATCTGTCCACCTAGTATTCTGCacactttacttttttttagcAAACTATAGTTCTAACTATGAAAACAGTTTTTGACTAGAAAAACACAGACTGCAACAGCTCACAGTAGGTTTTTAGGGACACCCTGTGGTAAAATGACACATTGCAAAAGTTCAAGCATCAAGTGCCAAAATGGAGACAATTTTGGGAGGTTTTAGTAACATCAGTTGTCTCACAAAATTCATTTCCATACTTCTGACCAGCGCTAGAATGCACAGGTTCACATTTGCATTTTGTCATTCAAAACATTCAACACTGATTTCCagcacatttttgttttttaccttATACATTACAGAATAATTCACCCCAGTGAAAAATTATTACCAGTCTAATTCAGCAAAAAGTTATGTCCATTtcaaatggcttttaaaaagtcttttttttttttttttttttttttaatggtgatGTTACAACATTAAAGGTGCTGGCACACAAATCACATCAAGAAGCTTCCTTTAGAGTCTCTCTCACTAATCACCACCAGCACACATGTTGTGACAGCTTCTTACTTTTTACTTGTCCTACTATACCCACAAAGTTCTTTAAAGGCAGAATGGAAGACAAAGGCATGTAATGTACCTTTTAGAAATACACATCCATGAACAAGAGAAATACAGCACATATTTGCCCATAGGGATACTACTGTGGATAAAAAACTTCAGCTAGCACTGAACATTGTCTCACAGTGTAAGCTTAAGCACAGACAATAGCTTTTGAAGAAGAATTAGAGCTAAGGTCTGGTAGACCTTAAGAATGGCTTAAAAGCAAATCTGAAGAGAATCTGCTGCTGGCAATACGTCTAGTCTTTGATCACTTTCCAGTTTGTTAAAGAATTATGCTATCGACATTTAGCTTCTGTATCTTGATGAGCACCATAGAGAGGGCATTTCACAAGTCTTTGTGCATTTGTGCTCTGTCTCCTTGTGAACTCATAAAAGCTTCTAGCATCCAGAATATCCTGCAAAGAGGAACTGCACATCTGGATCTTTAAGAAAAATCATCTAATTTTTGCATCGCGCACCGGCCTCTTATTGCCCTGCAAATATTGTGGGTAATGCCCAAAAGTATCTGAAGCAAAGGTGTGAAGAGGATGAAGTCAGGCTCTTCTTGGAGGTGCCAGGCAATAGGATGAGAGGCAATAGCCAGGAATTGATGCACAGGAAATTCTACCTGAACATAAGGAagtgaccaagcactggaacagactgcccagagagggtgtggagttTGCCTTACTGGGGATATTCAAGATCcgtctggacacaatcctgtgccatgtgctctgggattaCCCTGCTAGAGGAGGGAAGTTGGACCAGATGTCtcactgtggtcccttccaacccgacaagttctgtgattctttgacCTGGTCGCTCTtgctctccccagctccctcccctgcccagcgCCGTGGCTGCGCTGGGACAGGCGGCACACCGGACTCAATAGGCACCAGGACCGCTCACAGCCCCCGACCCTCAGCCGTGCCCGGCCGcccccctcagccctgcccgcCCACCGCCCTCAGCCCGCTCCGACCGCCCCCCTCAGCCCTCCCGGCCGCCCCCAGCCCGTCCCGGCCGCACGGCAGGCGCAGCGCCCGCCCCCAGCACCTCTCACCCGGGAAGCGGAAGGCGCTCCCGAGGCCGCCGGCTCTAAGGAGCCCACAGGGACACGGGCGGCGGGACGGCTCCGCTCCCCGCCGTGAGTAGCGCAGGGCGCTCGGGGGCTGTGCGGGCGGGGACGCGGCGTCGGGGGCTGAGAGGACGCCGCGCCAGCAAGCCCATggaaaaggaggcagaaaacCCTAACAAAGCTGGACTACACCAAGTGAAACCGCATTAGCAAAGCTGCGTTGAGTGAGGGCAAAATACACATTCAGTTTTTTCCTTTGGTCTTTCAGGCAGCAGGGACTGAGCGGCATCGCCGGAGGAGCGCCGTGCCTTGGGACCCGcgtgctgctgtgggaagagcATGAGTGTCTCATGCCCGCCACTGATAAAGCATTTCAGTTCTGTCACAGGAGCTCCTGCCGCGTTCAGCGTTAGAGGAGCAGGCATTCCTTCCATCCGCTGCCCAATTATTAAAAACATGGTACTGCAGTCATTAAAGAACTGCCTTTGGCTGTCCTGCGTCCTCAGGACTCCGAAAGCTTGCTTCTGGAGCACAGCTAGTGGAGGCCTCATTATCCAGTCTGTTTCTAATGACGTTTACCAAAATCTAGCTGTGGAAGACTGGATCCATGACCACATGGATTTAGAGAAGCAACACGTTCTTTTCCTTTGGAGAAATTCCCCTGCTGTGGTAATAGGGAGACATCAGAATCCCTGGCAGGAATGCAACCTCAGGCTATTGaggcaaaaaaatataaaactagCCAGGAGAAGAAGTGGAGGAGGGACAGTTTACCATGACTTAGGTAATATCAATTTGACTTTCTTcacaaccagaaaaaaatatgaacgAATGGAAAACCTGAAGCTCATTGTGAAGGCACTGAAAGCCTTGCGACCCCAGTTAGATGTACATGTCACTGACAGATATGACATTTTGCTAGACAGGCAATACAAAATCTCAGGCACTGCTGCAAAGCTGGGAAGGACAAGTGCTTATCACCACTGTACCTTACTCTGTAATGCAGATAAGTTTGTTTTATCTTCTGTGCTAAAAAGTCCTTATAAAGGGCTAAAGAGCAATGCCACTCCTAGTGTGCCTGCCTCAgtgaaaaatctctttgaaGAGGATCCTAGTTTAACTTCTGAGATTCTCCTGGATGCCATTGCTAAAGAATATGCTGTGCAACACCAGATGGATCACCATATCACCTTAATAAATCCAGCTGATGAGACTCTGCTTCCTGGAATTAGTAACAAAACCAAAGAACTACAAACCTGGGAATGGGTGTATGGAAAGACACCAAAGTTCAGCATTAGCACGTGTCTTAACATGACCTATAAAGATTCTGTTGTTGATGTTAAAGTAAATATGGATGTAAAGCATGGAAGGATTGAAGTCTGTAACATTGATCTGCCAGAGCAGTGGCTGCCACCAGGACTGTACAGTGAACTGATCAAGGGTCTTACTGGCAGTAAGTTTTGCCCAAACGAAACCACT includes the following:
- the LIPT1 gene encoding lipoyltransferase 1, mitochondrial isoform X2, with amino-acid sequence MSVSCPPLIKHFSSVTGAPAAFSVRGAGIPSIRCPIIKNMVLQSLKNCLWLSCVLRTPKACFWSTASGGLIIQSVSNDVYQNLAVEDWIHDHMDLEKQHVLFLWRNSPAVVIGRHQNPWQECNLRLLRQKNIKLARRRSGGGTVYHDLGNINLTFFTTRKKYERMENLKLIVKALKALRPQLDVHVTDRYDILLDRQYKISGTAAKLGRTSAYHHCTLLCNADKFVLSSVLKSPYKGLKSNATPSVPASVKNLFEEDPSLTSEILLDAIAKEYAVQHQMDHHITLINPADETLLPGISNKTKELQTWEWVYGKTPKFSISTCLNMTYKDSVVDVKVNMDVKHGRIEVCNIDLPEQWLPPGLYSELIKGLTGSKFCPNETTTLVTTLLRVCPQDDELHSRWNLLCENMIRLM
- the LIPT1 gene encoding lipoyltransferase 1, mitochondrial isoform X3, coding for MSVSCPPLIKHFSSVTGAPAAFSVRGAGIPSIRCPIIKNMVLQSLKNCLWLSCVLRTPKACFWSTASGGLIIQSVSNDVYQNLAVEDWIHDHMDLEKQHVLFLWRNSPAVVIGRHQNPWQECNLRLLRQKNIKLARRRSGGGTVYHDLGNINLTFFTTRKKYERMENLKLIVKALKALRPQLDVHVTDRYDILLDRQYKISGTAAKLGRTSAYHHCTLLCNADKFVLSSVLKSPYKGLKSNATPSVPASVKNLFEEDPSLTSEILLDAIAKEYAVQHQMDHHITLINPADETLLPGISNKTKELQTWEWVYGKTPKFSISTCLNMTYKDSVVDVKVNMDVKHGRIEVCNIDLPEQWLPPGLYSELIKGLTGRLKPLLTRHHCCLNQGKWWGHHKLPL
- the LIPT1 gene encoding lipoyltransferase 1, mitochondrial isoform X1; translation: MSVSCPPLIKHFSSVTGAPAAFSVRGAGIPSIRCPIIKNMVLQSLKNCLWLSCVLRTPKACFWSTASGGLIIQSVSNDVYQNLAVEDWIHDHMDLEKQHVLFLWRNSPAVVIGRHQNPWQECNLRLLRQKNIKLARRRSGGGTVYHDLGNINLTFFTTRKKYERMENLKLIVKALKALRPQLDVHVTDRYDILLDRQYKISGTAAKLGRTSAYHHCTLLCNADKFVLSSVLKSPYKGLKSNATPSVPASVKNLFEEDPSLTSEILLDAIAKEYAVQHQMDHHITLINPADETLLPGISNKTKELQTWEWVYGKTPKFSISTCLNMTYKDSVVDVKVNMDVKHGRIEVCNIDLPEQWLPPGLYSELIKGLTGSKFCPNETTTLVTTLLRVCPQDDELHSRWNLLCENMIRIETIADKTSLLLEPGKMVGASQIAPVAEKVQND